AGGAGTCGCTCGCCTTCCGCATCTGGGGCAAGAACATCTCTGAGGTGGCAAGCCTCGACATCACCGAACTCCGCTCGTGGCTCGAACAGGTGGAAGAGCATCTGCCTGCCATGAAGGCGAAGGTGGCGCACGAAATCATCAAGGAACTGCACACCCGTGTCAACTTCCTTCTCGACGTGGGATTGGTTTATCTCTCGCTCAACCGCCAGTCGGCTTCGCTCTCGGGCGGTGAGAGTCAGCGCATCCGCCTCGCTACTCAGATTGGCAGTCAGCTGGTCAATGTACTCTATATCCTCGACGAGCCTAGCATCGGCTTGCACCAGCGCGACAACGAGCGACTTCTGAAAAGCCTCAAGGAACTTCGCGACCTGGGCAACACGGTGATCGTGGTGGAACACGATGAAGACATGATGCGTGCCGCCGACTGGATTATCGACATCGGTCCGAAGGCAGGCAGAAAGGGAGGCGAGGTTGTCTTCCAGGGAACTCCGGCAGAAATGCTGAAGACCGACACCATCACCGCCCAGTATCTGAACGGCAAGATGGCGATAAAGGTTCCGGAAAAACGACGCGAAGGCAACGGCAAGAGCATCACCATCCACGGTGCCAGGGGTAACAACCTGAAGAATGTGGATGTGGAATTCCCATTGGGCAAGCTCATCGTGGTAACGGGTGTGAGCGGTTCGGGAAAATCAACCCTGGTCAACGAGACCCTGCAGCCGATTCTCTCGCAGCATTTCTATCGCAGCTTGAAGAAGCCGATGCCATACGACAGCATCGAGGGCATCGACCTGATAGACAAGGTGGTGAATGTAGACCAGAGTCCGATAGGCAGAACTCCGAGAAGCAATCCTGCCACCTACACTGGAGTCTTCGCCGATATCCGAACCCTCTTCGTAGGACTCCCTGAGGCGAAGATTCGAGGCTACAAGCCGGCTCGCTTCTCCTTTAACGTGAAGGGTGGAAGATGCGACGAATGCAAGGGCAACGGCTACAAGACCATCGAAATGAATTTCCTGCCGAATGTGTATGTGCCTTGCGAGGTTTGCCACGGCAAGCGTTACAACCGTGAAACCCTGGAGGTGAGATATAAGGGAAAGAGCATTGCCGACGTGCTGGATATGACCATCAACCAGGCTGTGGAGTTCTTCGAGAACGTGCCTCAGATTCTCAACAAGATCAAGGCTTTGCAGAGTGTGGGCTTGGGATATATAAAACTAGGTCAGAGTTCCACTACCCTTTCGGGCGGAGAGAGCCAAAGAGTAAAACTCGCCACCGAGCTTTCGAAGCGAGATACGGGTCAGACGCTCTATATCCTGGATGAGCCAACCACCGGACTGCATTTCGAAGACATCCGCATGCTGATGGATGTGCTTCAGAAGTTAGTAGATAGAGGCAACACGGTCATCATCATCGAGCACAACCTGGATGTGATAAAACTTGCCGACTGGCTGATTGATATGGGTCCGGAAGGCGGACGAGGTGGCGGAAAGCTCCTCTTTGCCGGAACACCGGAAGACATGGTGAAAAGCGGCGTAGGCTACACCAGCAAGTTTCTGGCACAGATGCTGAAGAAATAAAGCGAAAAAAAGATAGAAAAAAAAACTCCGTTTCAATTCCGTGTACTTTACAAATATTCATACACGAAATTGAAACGGAGTTATTTTATCCATGAAGCCTATACTCCATGTTCCTTCTTAGCCTTGTACTTAATCTTATCAAAGCCTTCGCCATAAACACCGATCACGGCACTCTGACTGACAAAAGCATTCGGGTCTATCTCGCTGATAAGGCGGAAAATGGCTGGAGCCTGGCGCTGCTTGGCAAGCACGAAGAGCATCTTCACATCCTGACCGGAATAGAAACCGCTGGCGTTCACCACCGTTACTCCTCTATCAGCATCCACGTTGATGCGCTTGCCTATCTCCTCATACTTCTGCGAAATGATGAAGAACTGTACACTTCTACGGCGACTGTTCACCACCTGGTCGATGCAGAATGCCTGAACGCAAAGAACCACATAACCATATAACACTTTCTCCCAATCGTGAACCACCAGATAGCTGGAACTGATGATGAAGATGTCGCATATCATAATCACTCTACCTAAGGAAATGTCGCGATACTTGTTGACAATGGCGGCAATGATATCCGTACCACCCGTACTTCCACCAACAGAGAAACCGAGTCCGATTCCGCAGCCGCAGAAAACGGCACCCAGGAAAGCAGCCCATAAAGGTTGGTTTTCCAAGAGATGAATATCGCCTAAACGACTGGAGAAGAAGGAGGTCAAGGCGGTTACCACGATAACGGCATAAACGGTCTTGACACAGAACTTAGCTCCCAAAATCTTGAACGCACATATTAATAAGGTGGCGTTGGCGATGAAATATGGGATTTGCACAGGGCAACCGGTTGCCCAATAGATGATACTGGAAATACCTGGCAATCCGCTTGCCGTCACATTGGTAGGCAAGAGGAATACGTTCCATCCAATGGCGTAGGAAATCATTCCTATCGCAATCATTACATAGTCTTGTACAGACTTCCACAAGGGTCGAGGAGGATTCATAATTAATTTATAATTTATAATTTACTACTAATAGTTGATAGTTTATAGTTTATAGGGCACTCTTTATAGTTGAAAGGGTGCTCTTTACCAGAATTTATTCTGCTGCTCTGACCACTCAAAGCCTTGGGTAGCCATTTTCGCCTCTAATGCCGCACGGTTCACGTTAAAGTGATTACAGATTTCATCGAGTGTATCAAACTCGTGGTCACGAAGCAGGAAGTTGATGGCGCTTACCAGCATCGGAACATCATTCATTGGTAACTTATCCATTTTAAATTTATAATTTATAATTTACAATTAATAATTTATAGAGGAGGCACAATGCCTACTCGGGT
The Segatella copri DNA segment above includes these coding regions:
- a CDS encoding DUF4250 domain-containing protein; this translates as MDKLPMNDVPMLVSAINFLLRDHEFDTLDEICNHFNVNRAALEAKMATQGFEWSEQQNKFW
- the uvrA gene encoding excinuclease ABC subunit UvrA, with amino-acid sequence MISEEKINVWGARVHNLKNIDVEIPRDSLTVITGLSGSGKSSLAFDTIFAEGQRRYIETFSAYARNFLGNMERPDVDKITGLSPVISIEQKTTNKNPRSTVGTTTEIYDYLRLLFARAGTAYSYQSGKEMVKYTEEQVIDLILDEYEGKAIFLLAPLVRMRKGHYRELFEGLRRKGYLYVRIDGEIREIERGMKIDRYKNHNIEAVVDKLVVKENDEERIRKSVATAMKLGDGMVMVIEKGATEGKNFSKRLMDPVTGIAYQDPAPNMFSFNSPEGACPHCKGLGKVGEIDLKKVIPDDELSIYEGGIVPLGKYKNQMIFWQIEALLAKYDLKLKTPICEIPEDAMQEILYGCLENVKIAKEKVDTSSDYFCAYDGVVDYLQKVMEDDESSAGKKWADQFVSTVDCPECHGLRLKKESLAFRIWGKNISEVASLDITELRSWLEQVEEHLPAMKAKVAHEIIKELHTRVNFLLDVGLVYLSLNRQSASLSGGESQRIRLATQIGSQLVNVLYILDEPSIGLHQRDNERLLKSLKELRDLGNTVIVVEHDEDMMRAADWIIDIGPKAGRKGGEVVFQGTPAEMLKTDTITAQYLNGKMAIKVPEKRREGNGKSITIHGARGNNLKNVDVEFPLGKLIVVTGVSGSGKSTLVNETLQPILSQHFYRSLKKPMPYDSIEGIDLIDKVVNVDQSPIGRTPRSNPATYTGVFADIRTLFVGLPEAKIRGYKPARFSFNVKGGRCDECKGNGYKTIEMNFLPNVYVPCEVCHGKRYNRETLEVRYKGKSIADVLDMTINQAVEFFENVPQILNKIKALQSVGLGYIKLGQSSTTLSGGESQRVKLATELSKRDTGQTLYILDEPTTGLHFEDIRMLMDVLQKLVDRGNTVIIIEHNLDVIKLADWLIDMGPEGGRGGGKLLFAGTPEDMVKSGVGYTSKFLAQMLKK
- a CDS encoding YitT family protein; translation: MNPPRPLWKSVQDYVMIAIGMISYAIGWNVFLLPTNVTASGLPGISSIIYWATGCPVQIPYFIANATLLICAFKILGAKFCVKTVYAVIVVTALTSFFSSRLGDIHLLENQPLWAAFLGAVFCGCGIGLGFSVGGSTGGTDIIAAIVNKYRDISLGRVIMICDIFIISSSYLVVHDWEKVLYGYVVLCVQAFCIDQVVNSRRRSVQFFIISQKYEEIGKRINVDADRGVTVVNASGFYSGQDVKMLFVLAKQRQAPAIFRLISEIDPNAFVSQSAVIGVYGEGFDKIKYKAKKEHGV